The Diabrotica undecimpunctata isolate CICGRU chromosome 3, icDiaUnde3, whole genome shotgun sequence genome includes the window ttgacaaaaaatatgtgtttatttattcATATGGATTTAAAAAATGTAGAATGTTAACTTAAATAACCCTATATTTTGTCAGGCATACTTAATGACATTGACCACTTAATGGTTAAATCAGACTACATTTAATTTCTTCCATTTTATAAAACTGATGATGACAGTGATGTCGAAACATGTCCTGGATTATTAAATAAACATTGTTTTTACAATTCGTGCTTTAACTTAGAAATTAGTAATTGTTATTACATATTTACCTTTTTACCATGACCATAAAATACCCAACAACATATTTCACTAGTACTTATAACATCCTTCAAGAAGAGTACTCTGTTACTGTACCATAAACTCAACTTATCAAAAAGTTCAATATTCTTCAGTAAATTATCATCAGAAGCACTAGTAtaagaatatttattattatgcCTATTTATCAGTAGTTTAATAGCTGGTTTTGTTGTAGAACTTATTAGTGTTTCCTCTTCTTTTTGTGATGTAATTAGTGGTACTCTACAAATTGGTTCCATTTCTCCTCTCTCTTTTTTTGCTAAAGCTTTATTACATGATTCTGCCAATTCTGCTATACAGTAATATTTAGCTTCAGCTAGAAGTTCAGCTATTTCTTTTGTGGACTCAGGAAGTGAGACACTGCCATCTCTTAGGAAATTTAGAATTGTGCCAAAATGCTTGCCACATCTGTCTATAAGAATCCaccctaaaaataaaataagtttagAGGGCATGGCTGTTacacattaaattttaaaataaaataaaaatttttggtgGCATTTATGATATCCTTTTAAGACTTagaaaattttagttttatactTTAAATGGTAAAAAACATTTACTTTGAAAAACTTTTTAGAAATCTATCCTCAATCAGCAGATTTTATGCCTCGAACTAAGAAAGTAAAACATTTAATGAAAATTACAAGGAAGTTCATATATAATTGCATGGAAAAATGTAATGAACAAATACTACTCAATACTCATTAATGTATTTAACGCATTTGGTGACTTTGGTGAAAGGCCCCAATTTAAGAAAACAGTAACAAAATAAGCTTGCAACCTTAAGATGCTGGTACATTTGGAATAAAAATTTCAATCTTAATAAAGAACAGGACATATATTACAACTAATTTAAGAAGATATACTACTAATACTAAACCatttaaaacttaaatttttcTACAATCAGGCAGTCACTTTTTCTACAATCAACATCTATTATACCTAAATTTCTAATCcaggaataaaacaaataatctgTCTTAATTGTAACTTGAGATCTGGATTCTTAATTATCGATTTGAATAAAGCAAAGGTAGGTATTAAGCATGAGATATTCTTACCATCAGAGTCTGATAGGACTTCCATCCGTCCGCTAAACATAGCTCTAAGCATTGTGTCTTGTTTTGTAAGTGTTCCAATAGTAGTGTAATGTAAAGAACCCCCTACATTAAGTTTTACATACTGAGATGGATTTCCTTTTATAGTTGTTTTTCCAGACATGGTGTTTATTTCAGAATTAAGCATTCAGATGTATTATTTGTAACTGTTTATATAAGTAATTTCATTGAAATGATCAACGTATAATACGTATCAATTGCCCTACGAATTGAAATAATCAAGGTAtatttgtaaattatttaaatttacaaggctattttggcatttttttttaatttaacaagaATAGAAATTATGATTTATCAATCACTTATCACTTGAAACACGGACATTGACAGCTGCAGCTGCAAATTGTCGGGAgacacaaaattaaattaatacacATAAATAGAAGTTTGAAGTTATTATATTATCCGATTTTGTCGTTTACTCTGTTATAATAACTTTCTCCGATAATTACACATAGTCCGTACATAgacaaattaaatatttaaaattatatattttaaagatgGTTATGATTGCTGTATAACCTCTATAAAAGAAATCACTGGACTGTCAAAAATTGATGTTCTATAggtgtgtttatttgtttttaaaactttaacCTAAATGTggctaaaataaaacaaataattaaataatacaataatataatgtttaaatCAAGCATTTGTGAAAAAAATAATGTCTTATTGTTAACTGAACAATTTGAAAATTCTTGTCGATTATGTCTCAACAAAAATGCTTTGGTAGATATATTTCAAACTAAATATCAAGAAATTACTTTTGCTGATATTTTTGCAAAGTTTTCCATATTGGAGGTAAGTTATGTATGTACAAATGCTAAAACATTGAATAAATATGTAATTATTTTCAGATTAATCGCACAGATTATTTGCCGAAGAAGATATGTACTGTCTGTGAAAACTTAGTAATTCAATTTTATAAATTCACTGAAAAAGTGAAAGACACACAAGTAATTTTATGTAATTCTCTCAAACAaattcaagaagaagaagaacaaaataatgaaaatacGGAAACTGTAGAAAATGATAAGTTTGGTTATATTTCCGATGATGCTAGTAATCAAGAATGTAGCAATGTTCTACTTAAGACTCTGGAAAAAATGATAATATGCTCATTTTGCAACAGTCAATTTGAAACATATTCCGCATATATTGCACATAGAAAACGAGAAGCTGACTCAAGAAGAAAAAAACAACATTGCAGTGTGTGTAAAAAACTTATTAACACATATAAACTTAAAGATCATATGAACTCACATACAAAAGAAAAACCTCATCAATGTCAGACTTGTGGTGAAAAATTTAGGTTCTTATCTAGTCTATCTAGACATAAATTCAGACATAGGGATAAAAAGCCCCATGTATGTCACATTTGTGGCAAAGGTTTTATTCAAGCTCCATCTCTAACTGACCATATTAGAACACATAGTGGAGAAAAATCCTGTATGTGTAATATTTGTGGAATAACTTTTATTACAAAGCATGCTCTAGGTA containing:
- the LOC140437337 gene encoding BTB/POZ domain-containing adapter for CUL3-mediated RhoA degradation protein 3, giving the protein MLNSEINTMSGKTTIKGNPSQYVKLNVGGSLHYTTIGTLTKQDTMLRAMFSGRMEVLSDSDGWILIDRCGKHFGTILNFLRDGSVSLPESTKEIAELLAEAKYYCIAELAESCNKALAKKERGEMEPICRVPLITSQKEEETLISSTTKPAIKLLINRHNNKYSYTSASDDNLLKNIELFDKLSLWYSNRVLFLKDVISTSEICCWVFYGHGKKVSEVCCTSIVYATDKKHTKVECPEARIYEETLNILLYESRNAPDQELMQATSTRGAVSGMSSYTSDEEEERPVRP
- the LOC140436154 gene encoding uncharacterized protein is translated as MFKSSICEKNNVLLLTEQFENSCRLCLNKNALVDIFQTKYQEITFADIFAKFSILEINRTDYLPKKICTVCENLVIQFYKFTEKVKDTQVILCNSLKQIQEEEEQNNENTETVENDKFGYISDDASNQECSNVLLKTLEKMIICSFCNSQFETYSAYIAHRKREADSRRKKQHCSVCKKLINTYKLKDHMNSHTKEKPHQCQTCGEKFRFLSSLSRHKFRHRDKKPHVCHICGKGFIQAPSLTDHIRTHSGEKSCMCNICGITFITKHALGNHINMHKVKDSNDLSELTCQKCNRSFLSKYLLKQHLQTHYEKEFLCSQCGKKFATKALLDSHVKVHSEVKPYICDICNKAFCHKNSLLKHKRTHSGEKPAICIVCGKKFSQKSHLTYHMRKHSGERPYSCNFCEKTFDHSGSLKIHTRIHTGEKPYKCDVCSKSFYDCSSMKKHKKQHSREYQHFLVV